The uncultured Desulfuromonas sp. genome has a segment encoding these proteins:
- a CDS encoding RidA family protein, with protein sequence MKKIIATDAAPAAIGPYSQAVQIDHLTFFSGQIPLNPRTGELITESVHAETEQVMKNMQAALAGAGLEFRHVVKTTIYLTDMADFAVVNDIYGRFFPENPPARACVAVAALPKGCHIEIEWIASSQA encoded by the coding sequence ATGAAAAAAATTATCGCCACCGATGCGGCCCCAGCGGCCATTGGCCCCTATTCACAAGCTGTCCAGATCGACCATCTGACATTTTTTTCCGGACAGATCCCTTTGAACCCGCGCACGGGTGAATTGATCACCGAATCCGTTCACGCGGAAACCGAGCAGGTGATGAAAAACATGCAGGCCGCATTGGCCGGAGCAGGTCTGGAATTCCGTCATGTGGTCAAAACCACCATTTATCTGACGGATATGGCCGATTTCGCCGTGGTCAATGATATTTACGGCCGGTTCTTTCCGGAAAATCCTCCGGCGCGAGCCTGTGTCGCTGTTGCCGCTCTGCCTAAAGGCTGTCACATTGAAATCGAATGGATCGCCAGCAGTCAGGCTTAA
- a CDS encoding histidinol-phosphatase has protein sequence MRQQQPRFVSAHGGHSGQFCLHAQDTLAELVEEYARQDFAWVGLTEHMPPTEDAYLYPDERDAGLTAQQLQEQFARYVETARRLQQDYRDRLTLFVGMETEFYPGALDFAKQLRAEYDLDYLVGSVHHVDGRCFDFSPADYQQAFEDHGGYEPLYCAYFDAQLAMINELQPEVVGHFDLIRLHDPDYPTRLQCPAVEQRIQRNLERIRDLGLILDYNARALFKGAEEPYVSVPVLHEALKQGIDLLPGDDSHGVDSVGAHLSTVIALLQDAGYHCQWRCPA, from the coding sequence ATGCGACAGCAACAACCCCGGTTCGTATCCGCTCACGGTGGGCACAGTGGCCAGTTTTGTCTGCATGCCCAGGATACCCTGGCCGAACTTGTTGAAGAATACGCGCGACAGGATTTTGCCTGGGTGGGTCTGACGGAACACATGCCTCCCACCGAAGATGCGTATCTTTATCCGGACGAACGGGATGCCGGATTGACGGCGCAGCAGCTTCAGGAGCAGTTTGCCCGTTATGTGGAAACCGCACGCCGGCTGCAACAGGACTACCGGGATCGTCTGACACTGTTTGTCGGCATGGAGACGGAATTCTATCCGGGGGCGCTCGATTTTGCCAAACAGCTCAGAGCCGAATATGACCTCGACTATTTGGTCGGTTCCGTTCATCATGTCGACGGTCGTTGTTTTGATTTCAGCCCGGCGGATTACCAGCAGGCGTTTGAAGATCACGGTGGCTATGAGCCGCTGTATTGTGCTTACTTTGACGCTCAGTTGGCAATGATCAACGAGTTGCAACCTGAAGTTGTCGGGCATTTTGATCTGATTCGCCTGCACGATCCTGATTATCCGACCCGTTTGCAGTGTCCTGCCGTTGAACAGCGCATTCAGCGCAATCTTGAACGGATTCGGGACTTGGGGCTGATTCTTGATTATAACGCACGTGCCTTGTTTAAAGGCGCTGAAGAACCGTATGTCAGTGTCCCGGTGCTTCATGAAGCGTTGAAACAAGGCATCGATCTGCTCCCCGGGGATGATTCTCATGGCGTTGATTCCGTCGGAGCGCATCTGTCGACCGTGATCGCATTGTTGCAGGATGCCGGATATCATTGCCAATGGCGCTGCCCTGCGTGA
- the metF gene encoding methylenetetrahydrofolate reductase [NAD(P)H], with amino-acid sequence MLMKEILDQGRISLSFEFFPPKTAVGWQRLFDNIAELAPLEPSSVSVTYGAGGSTRSQTHDLVVRIHKETGVTVVPHQTCVAATRDDVTTILREYEEIGIENVLALRGDPPQDDPDWTPPHDGFEHAIDLVKFIRQRFPRFSIGVAGFPEGHPEMPNRLLEIDYLKQKVDAGADYIVTQLFFDNRDFYDFCDRCRLAGIEVPIIAGIMPLRTRKGMMRMAELAAGARFPASLLRRVADAESEEDVEQIGIDWAIDQVKDLVAHQVSGIHFYTLNSATATCEIFSRLGLR; translated from the coding sequence ATGTTGATGAAGGAGATTCTTGACCAGGGACGAATCTCATTGAGTTTCGAATTTTTCCCACCAAAGACCGCTGTCGGCTGGCAGCGCTTGTTTGACAATATTGCCGAACTGGCACCATTGGAACCTTCGTCGGTCAGTGTAACCTACGGGGCAGGAGGTTCCACCCGGAGCCAGACCCATGATCTGGTGGTGCGGATTCATAAGGAGACCGGGGTGACCGTGGTGCCGCACCAGACCTGTGTCGCGGCGACACGAGATGACGTCACGACGATTCTTCGCGAATATGAGGAGATCGGCATTGAAAATGTGCTGGCACTGCGCGGCGACCCACCACAGGATGATCCGGATTGGACCCCCCCGCACGACGGTTTTGAGCATGCCATTGATCTGGTCAAATTCATTCGTCAGCGATTCCCGCGTTTCAGTATCGGTGTCGCCGGTTTTCCGGAAGGTCATCCTGAGATGCCGAATCGGTTACTGGAGATTGATTATCTCAAGCAAAAAGTGGATGCCGGGGCCGATTACATTGTGACCCAATTGTTCTTTGATAATCGTGACTTTTATGATTTTTGCGACCGCTGTCGTTTGGCCGGGATTGAGGTGCCGATCATTGCCGGCATTATGCCGCTGCGGACACGTAAGGGGATGATGCGCATGGCTGAATTAGCTGCCGGGGCGCGTTTTCCGGCATCGTTACTGCGCCGTGTTGCTGACGCTGAGAGTGAAGAAGATGTTGAACAAATCGGCATCGATTGGGCCATTGACCAGGTTAAAGACCTTGTTGCCCATCAGGTCAGCGGTATTCACTTTTATACGTTGAATAGCGCCACGGCCACCTGCGAGATTTTTTCACGCCTGGGGCTGCGTTGA
- a CDS encoding molybdopterin-binding protein, protein MKLSARNTLKGTIKEIILGQVNAEVILELPGGEVITSIISKDAAEALGLAKGKTAYAVIKASAVILGTDD, encoded by the coding sequence ATGAAACTAAGCGCACGTAACACCCTGAAAGGCACCATCAAAGAGATCATTCTCGGCCAAGTCAATGCAGAAGTCATTCTGGAACTGCCCGGCGGTGAAGTCATCACCTCGATCATCTCAAAAGATGCTGCCGAAGCTCTGGGGTTGGCGAAAGGTAAAACCGCCTATGCCGTCATCAAAGCGTCCGCCGTTATTTTGGGGACGGACGACTGA
- the modA gene encoding molybdate ABC transporter substrate-binding protein, which produces MRSFLFAIILSLMLVSTSMAGTINISVAASMTDAVKDLISLFEKEYPETKILPNFASSGALAKQIAQGAPAEIYISANPKWMKYLVDNNLINASAVRTFAHNTLVFTGIPEKTIREMKDLLGLKTLAIGSPKSVPAGQYAQQALEAAGLYEELQSRLVLAKDVRQALLYADRGEVDGAFVYKTDALLAQHAKILLEVPQHFYNEVTYPIALTLSGEKNAEAAAFASFLSTDTAIAVLEKYGFVIR; this is translated from the coding sequence ATGCGAAGTTTTCTGTTTGCCATTATTCTGTCCCTGATGCTTGTCTCCACGTCGATGGCTGGAACAATCAACATTTCTGTTGCCGCCAGTATGACGGATGCCGTTAAAGACCTGATCTCGCTGTTTGAAAAAGAATATCCGGAGACAAAGATTCTGCCCAATTTTGCGTCATCCGGGGCTCTGGCCAAACAAATCGCCCAGGGCGCTCCCGCGGAAATCTATATCTCGGCCAACCCTAAATGGATGAAATATCTGGTTGATAACAACCTGATCAACGCCTCCGCAGTGCGTACTTTTGCTCACAACACCTTGGTCTTCACCGGCATCCCTGAAAAGACCATCAGGGAAATGAAAGATCTGCTCGGATTGAAAACTCTGGCCATCGGCAGCCCGAAAAGTGTTCCGGCCGGTCAATACGCCCAACAAGCCCTTGAAGCCGCCGGTCTGTATGAAGAACTGCAATCGCGTCTGGTTCTCGCCAAGGACGTCCGCCAGGCATTACTCTATGCCGACCGTGGCGAAGTGGATGGTGCATTTGTTTACAAAACCGATGCGTTGCTGGCGCAGCATGCCAAGATACTTCTTGAAGTTCCCCAACACTTTTATAACGAAGTCACCTATCCGATCGCGCTGACCCTTTCTGGAGAAAAGAATGCAGAAGCTGCCGCGTTTGCCTCATTTCTTTCAACGGACACAGCCATTGCCGTCCTTGAGAAATACGGCTTCGTCATAAGGTAG
- a CDS encoding substrate-binding domain-containing protein produces MSKENFVLQNTIRSKREGLGWSQQELADRAGLSRTGISAIEAGRLIPSTAAALALASAFHCRVEDLFVLAGKDTAQWAWPPTQDPVRYWRAMVGSRHLLYPVEHSPMGMVPHDGVCRDGKCVDHPFAEPVRTLVIACCDPAVGLLAAEYARQTPFRMVVLQRSSRTALELLEQGLVHIAGIHLCKSDEEQGNREAAAKILRSDFQLLRIADWEEGLALSPGLAQDGAGTILKADVRWIAREEGSGARQVLDELHDNNFVPTHTVNDHSAVALAIRSGFAQAGVSLRLVCDQQQLDFISVRQEAYEFCILDASMADPRITALIEVIRSPQYRKILSELPGYESRRTGELAPVRND; encoded by the coding sequence ATGTCAAAAGAAAACTTTGTACTTCAAAATACCATTCGCTCAAAACGGGAAGGGTTGGGTTGGTCGCAGCAGGAGCTGGCGGATCGGGCCGGATTGTCGCGTACCGGCATCAGTGCCATTGAAGCAGGGCGGCTGATTCCTTCGACAGCCGCCGCACTGGCTTTAGCGTCGGCTTTTCATTGCCGTGTTGAGGATCTTTTCGTGTTGGCCGGCAAGGACACCGCGCAATGGGCCTGGCCGCCGACCCAGGACCCGGTGCGTTATTGGCGCGCCATGGTTGGGTCGCGCCATCTGTTGTATCCCGTGGAACACAGCCCGATGGGGATGGTGCCTCATGATGGCGTCTGCCGCGATGGCAAATGTGTCGATCATCCGTTTGCCGAGCCGGTGAGAACGCTGGTGATCGCCTGTTGTGATCCGGCGGTTGGCTTGTTGGCGGCTGAGTATGCCCGACAGACGCCGTTCCGTATGGTCGTGCTGCAACGTTCCAGTCGTACGGCGTTGGAGTTGCTGGAACAGGGGCTGGTTCATATTGCCGGGATTCACCTATGCAAGTCGGATGAGGAGCAGGGCAACCGCGAGGCCGCCGCCAAAATATTGCGCTCCGATTTTCAGTTGCTGCGTATTGCCGATTGGGAAGAGGGGCTGGCACTGTCCCCGGGGTTGGCACAGGATGGGGCCGGAACGATCCTCAAAGCTGATGTGCGCTGGATCGCCCGTGAAGAGGGTTCCGGTGCTCGCCAAGTTCTGGATGAACTTCACGACAATAATTTTGTTCCTACCCATACGGTGAATGATCACAGTGCTGTTGCCCTGGCCATTCGCAGCGGTTTTGCTCAGGCCGGTGTTTCTTTGCGCCTGGTGTGTGACCAGCAGCAGCTTGATTTTATTTCCGTGCGCCAGGAAGCGTATGAATTCTGCATCTTGGACGCGTCCATGGCTGACCCACGCATTACTGCTTTGATCGAAGTGATTCGTTCACCGCAATATCGTAAGATTCTTTCGGAACTGCCTGGCTATGAAAGTCGCCGTACCGGTGAGCTCGCTCCGGTGCGCAACGATTGA